A DNA window from Patescibacteria group bacterium contains the following coding sequences:
- a CDS encoding cobalamin-dependent protein (Presence of a B(12) (cobalamin)-binding domain implies dependence on cobalamin itself, in one of its several forms, or in some unusual lineages, dependence on a cobalamin-like analog.) translates to MKIAFIFPPFDHKRFEEDIDVVSREFTQPPPLGLAYAAAIAQRAGHEVIIIDANCRPRLSKQKVLQQINSFKPDMLGFMLTVYMFRQTLGWIKSLKETTNLPMIVGNILLELYPKEVMSHKEIDYGIIGSAQKSLPHLLDALKHKADISEIKGVCYKREGEVFINSPDTLKEDFDTLPFPARQLLPNHKYYTVMSKRKNFTIMITSKGCPSKCGFCHVKNIPYSARKAEGVVDEIEQCFRKFNIREIEFFDPIFTFDKRRVIEICKAIRKKRIGLSWACRARADQIDEELLNEMKSAGCSRIYYGIECGNQNILDNVSKGITLEYIRKIANLTKQKGILTLGFFLIGAPGDTIETIKDTINFASKLNLDYAQFHKTVAKPTTILYDEVKRITNRDYWREHILGIAGEERLPTPWTDVSEKEIEHYTIKAYRKFYFRPSRLAKIIFGIKSFDECKRYFRSAIGLWTVKSDIKLD, encoded by the coding sequence CACAGCCTCCGCCTTTGGGTTTAGCGTATGCTGCTGCTATTGCTCAAAGAGCAGGGCACGAAGTAATAATAATCGACGCTAATTGCCGCCCCCGATTGTCAAAACAAAAAGTTTTACAGCAGATTAATAGTTTTAAACCGGATATGCTGGGTTTTATGCTTACGGTATATATGTTTCGCCAGACATTGGGATGGATAAAGTCCTTAAAAGAGACTACAAATTTACCAATGATAGTAGGAAATATTTTATTGGAGCTTTACCCTAAAGAGGTAATGTCGCATAAAGAAATAGATTATGGCATTATTGGTTCAGCCCAAAAGTCCTTACCACATTTATTAGACGCTTTAAAGCATAAAGCAGATATTAGTGAGATTAAAGGGGTTTGTTATAAGCGTGAGGGAGAGGTTTTTATTAACTCTCCCGACACATTAAAAGAAGATTTTGATACCTTACCTTTTCCCGCCAGGCAGCTATTGCCTAATCATAAGTATTACACAGTTATGTCTAAAAGAAAAAACTTCACGATAATGATTACTTCTAAAGGTTGTCCAAGCAAGTGTGGATTCTGTCATGTGAAAAACATACCTTATTCTGCCAGAAAGGCAGAGGGCGTTGTTGATGAAATTGAGCAGTGTTTTAGAAAATTCAATATACGCGAGATAGAATTTTTCGACCCCATTTTTACCTTTGATAAAAGGCGAGTAATTGAGATCTGTAAAGCTATAAGAAAAAAAAGAATTGGTCTGTCTTGGGCTTGTAGAGCAAGAGCCGATCAAATAGATGAAGAATTATTGAATGAGATGAAAAGCGCAGGTTGCAGTAGAATCTATTATGGAATAGAATGTGGGAATCAAAATATTTTGGATAATGTAAGCAAGGGCATAACCTTAGAGTACATTAGGAAGATTGCTAACCTGACTAAACAAAAAGGCATATTAACTCTCGGTTTTTTCCTTATAGGCGCGCCGGGCGATACTATAGAGACCATAAAAGATACTATTAATTTCGCCTCGAAATTGAATTTGGACTATGCACAATTTCACAAAACTGTGGCTAAGCCAACAACAATTTTGTATGATGAGGTAAAAAGAATTACAAATAGAGACTACTGGAGAGAGCATATTCTGGGAATAGCGGGCGAAGAGCGTCTTCCGACACCCTGGACAGATGTTTCTGAGAAGGAAATCGAACATTATACAATTAAAGCGTATCGTAAATTTTATTTCAGGCCTTCCCGTTTAGCAAAAATTATTTTTGGCATAAAATCCTTCGATGAATGTAAGAGATATTTCAGGTCTGCTATTGGGCTGTGGACAGTGAAAAGCGATATAAAATTAGATTGA